Proteins found in one Triticum urartu cultivar G1812 chromosome 4, Tu2.1, whole genome shotgun sequence genomic segment:
- the LOC125551701 gene encoding uncharacterized protein LOC125551701 isoform X2 — translation MAFLHSNAVRMMPWKGHHDKEQDDALEGSPTGATTYGLVFSTDRDIDMEVRHGRPGARHGGSLLSLPLPLLCWLVGRKTIARPALLLPPLLPSHHSATDAMPSTEDSGSRLDPEYSQSIIGQFKACLWKHWLTYWHNPDYNLVRFSFTLFTTLLLGSIFWKIGTIMGGCQYS, via the exons ATGGCCTTCCTCCACTCCAACGCCGTGCG GATGATGCCATGGAAGGGCCACCATGACAAGGAGCAGGACGACGCCTTGGAAGGTTCACCGACAGGAGCAACTACGTACGGTCTGGTCTTCTCCACTGACAGGGATATCGACATGGAGGTCCGCCATGGAAGGCCTGGAGCTCGTCATGGAGGGTCCCTCCTCTCTCTTCCCCTCCCTCTACTCTGTTGGTTGGTTGGACggaagaccatcgctcgtccagCTCTGCTTCTTCCACCGCTGCTCCCGTCCCACCATAGTGCCACAGACGCTATGCCAAGCACGGAAG ATTCGGGGAGCCGCCTCGATCCAGAGTACTCGCAATCCATTATAGGGCagttcaaagcctgcctctggaAGCATTGGTTGACCTATTGGCACAACCCAGATTACAACCTTGTCAGATTTTCCTTCACTTTGTTCACAACCTTGCTGCTTGGCTCCATCTTTTGGAAGATTGGCACCATTAT GGGTGGATGCCAATACTCTTAG
- the LOC125551701 gene encoding uncharacterized protein LOC125551701 isoform X1, whose protein sequence is MAFLHSNAVRMMPWKGHHDKEQDDALEGSPTGATTYGLVFSTDRDIDMEVRHGRPGARHGGSLLSLPLPLLCWLVGRKTIARPALLLPPLLPSHHSATDAMPSTEGVDANTLRMVSGAIYTIVMFVGINNYATVQPIVLIERIVCTERGLLHCSATYAARVQVVLDGSVDSENEETQTHEDSNEEIDYDK, encoded by the exons ATGGCCTTCCTCCACTCCAACGCCGTGCG GATGATGCCATGGAAGGGCCACCATGACAAGGAGCAGGACGACGCCTTGGAAGGTTCACCGACAGGAGCAACTACGTACGGTCTGGTCTTCTCCACTGACAGGGATATCGACATGGAGGTCCGCCATGGAAGGCCTGGAGCTCGTCATGGAGGGTCCCTCCTCTCTCTTCCCCTCCCTCTACTCTGTTGGTTGGTTGGACggaagaccatcgctcgtccagCTCTGCTTCTTCCACCGCTGCTCCCGTCCCACCATAGTGCCACAGACGCTATGCCAAGCACGGAAG GGGTGGATGCCAATACTCTTAGAATGGTCAGTGGAGCAATATACACAATAGTGATGTTTGTCGGCATCAACAACTATGCAACCGTTCAACCAATTGTTTTAATCGAGAGAATAGTTTGTACAGAGAGAGGGCTGCTCCATTGCTCAG CTACTTATGCAGCGAGGGTACAGGTTGTTCTAGATGGCTCTGTAGATAGTGAGAATGAGGAGACTCAAactcatgaagattctaatgaGGAAATCGATTATGATAAATAA
- the LOC125551701 gene encoding uncharacterized protein LOC125551701 isoform X3: MAFLHSNAVRMMPWKGHHDKEQDDALEGSPTGATTYGLVFSTDRDIDMEVRHGRPGARHGGSLLSLPLPLLCWLVGRKTIARPALLLPPLLPSHHSATDAMPSTEGVDANTLRMVSGAIYTIVMFVGINNYATVQPIVLIERIVCTERGLLHCSDQQR, from the exons ATGGCCTTCCTCCACTCCAACGCCGTGCG GATGATGCCATGGAAGGGCCACCATGACAAGGAGCAGGACGACGCCTTGGAAGGTTCACCGACAGGAGCAACTACGTACGGTCTGGTCTTCTCCACTGACAGGGATATCGACATGGAGGTCCGCCATGGAAGGCCTGGAGCTCGTCATGGAGGGTCCCTCCTCTCTCTTCCCCTCCCTCTACTCTGTTGGTTGGTTGGACggaagaccatcgctcgtccagCTCTGCTTCTTCCACCGCTGCTCCCGTCCCACCATAGTGCCACAGACGCTATGCCAAGCACGGAAG GGGTGGATGCCAATACTCTTAGAATGGTCAGTGGAGCAATATACACAATAGTGATGTTTGTCGGCATCAACAACTATGCAACCGTTCAACCAATTGTTTTAATCGAGAGAATAGTTTGTACAGAGAGAGGGCTGCTCCATTGCTCAG ATCAGCAGAGATGA